The Coffea eugenioides isolate CCC68of unplaced genomic scaffold, Ceug_1.0 ScVebR1_893;HRSCAF=1648, whole genome shotgun sequence genomic sequence acAGAACGAGGGCGTGtaaggaggtttgtgcagggacTAAATGTGGAAATTCAGGAAGGTTTAGCTGCCGTTCGACTGGACACATTTGCCAATGCTGTCGAGAGAGCCCAAAGGGTTGAAGTAGCCAGAGCCCAAGTAAAATCCTTTCAGGCTAAGAAAAGATTTGCCCCTAGTAGCAGTCGGGAGCCAACTTATGGAAGTACTCCACCGGCCAAAATGGGTCGAGGAACGGGTGGAATGAATAGTCCTGGAATATCACGAGGCGCTCTAGCGAGAGGAACTGGGACAAGAAGTGCAGGGGGAAGAGATAATGGAGCTAGAGGGGGACCAACTGGAAGGGGTCAACCTAGAAATGTCTCGCAAGGAGGTCGTACGATAATTTCCCAGGTGACTTGCGCGTATTGCAAGAAAATTGGCCATACTGAGGACGTTTGCTggaagaaacaagaaaagtgCTTGAAGTGCGGAAGCAGTGAGCACCAAATTTCGGGTTGCCCAAAAATGCAAGATGGTGGTACCCTGAATGCTACACCAGTCAATTCTGGAGGAAATAGGCCGAAAGTTCCGGCCAGGGTGTACGCTATAAATGACCAACCtgtacctgattcctcggaaGTTGTGGAAGGTACTCTTCCAATTTTTCATCGATTAGCTAGAGTAGTAATTGATCCTGAtgcaactcattcatttgtgaatCCAACTTTTATGTCCGGAATTGATGTGCAATCTGTTAAATTACCCTtcgatcttgaagttaggacacctATGGGTAATAAGAGTATAATCACTAGCCTGGCCGATAAGAACTACGAATTCTGGGTTGGAGAGCGTAAGATGCTAGTAGACCTAGTCAGTTTGGACATAAAAGGGTATGATGTTATCATAGGAATGGATTTCctagctcattaccatgctAAGTTTGACTGTAGGgcaaaagtggtagaattttggATTCCTGGGGAAGCAACCttgaaattggatgtgaaaGGTAGGTTAGCATCAACTGCCATGATTTCGGAAATTCGGGCAAGAAAAATGTTGtataaaggagcgcaaggtttcttagcttttCTGATTAACGCTCCCTGTGACCAAGTGAAGTTAGAAGATGTACCAGTGGTACGGGAATTTTCTGATATTTTTCCCGAAGAACTAAAAACATTACCGCCGGAGAGAGAAGTGAAGTTCAAGATTGATTTGGTGCCGGGAACGGCTCCGATTTCtaagactccgtaccgaatgTCTCCTGCAGAGCTAAAAGAGTTGAAAATTCAACTGCAGGACCTACTGGAGAAAGTTTTCGATAGAGAAAGTGACTCACCATGGGGCGCACCCGTTCTATTTGTCAAGAAAAATGACGGAAGCTTGAGGTTATGTATCGATTACCGAGGGTTAAACGAGATTAcaattaagaacaaataccctcTACCTTTGATCGATAGTTTATTTGATCAGCTGCAAGGATCTGTAGTTTTCTCTAAACTGGACTTGAGGCAAGGGTATTACCAATTgaaaattaagaaggaagacatacccaaaactgcttttaatacaagatacggacattttgaatttgcagtcatgccatttggattaactaaTGCACCAGTTGCTTTCATGGATTTGATGCAGCGAGTTTTTAAGAAGTATCTGGATCAGTTCGTAGTGATTTTCATCgatgatattttgatatatTCTAAGACTCGAGAGGAACATGTTAAGCACTTGGAGATGGTTTTACAGATATTAAGAGAGCATAAGTGGTATGCCAAAttcagtaagtgcgagttttggctggaagAGATATCTTTTCTAGGACATAAGGTTTCTAAAGATGGAATTGCCGTagatccggcaaaagttgaggcagTCACAATGTGGAAAcagccagaaactccaacagaggttagaagtttcttgggtttaGCGGGTTACTATAGGAggtttatcaaggatttttcgaagattgctggacctatgGCCGAACTGACCAAGAAAGGTAACAAGTTTATCTGGACTCCAAAGTGCGAGTCAAGCTTTCAAGAGTTAAAAAGGCGCTTAACATCAGCTACTGTGTTGGCTTTGCCTGACGGAGTAGAAGGTTATGTCGTATACTCTGATGCCTCTAGAGAAGGTCTAGGATGCGTACTAATGCAAAAGGGTAAGGTAGTTGCCtacgcctctagaaaattgaagtctCACGAGCAAAATTACCCAACGCATGACCTAGAATTGGCCGCAGTGATCCttgccttaaagaaatggagacattacttgtatggtgtgacctttgaggtttatacggaccacaagagccttaagtacttgttttctcaaaaggaattgaatttgagacagagacgatgggtagaatttttataagattatgattgttcaataaactaccacccaggaaaagccaacgtggtagcagacgctctaagtagaaaagcccaagtagcggggttaatggtaaaagaatgggaCATGTTAGAAGAGATTAGCAattggaaccctcgcttggagagATTGAAGATTTTATTTGGGAACCTGATGTTGAAATCACCGTTGATGGAgcgtattaaagaggcacagaAAACGGACCCCACGATCCAGAAAAGGTTGAAAACAGTGCAAAACGGAGAAAACCTAGATTTTAAACTAGGGTCTGAAGGAGAATTAAGGTTTCAAGATCGAATTGTGGTTCCAGTTGATGAAGAattaaggaaagaaattctagaagaatcacatcgatcgaGGTATACTATACACCCAGGAGTGAACAAAATGTATCATGATGTGAAGGAATCATACTGGTGGGACGGTTTGAAAAAAGGACGTGGCAAAGtttgtacaaaaatgtctgATATGCCAgcaagtaaaagctgaacatcagaaaccttcTGGTTTATTGCAGCCACTAGAAATCCCTGAATGGACGTGGGACCACataaccatggattttgtaacgggGTTGCCTCGAAGTTGAAAAGGATTTGATGCGGTTTGGGTAATAGTTGACAGGCTTACCAAGTCCGCACATTTTCTACCTGTAAGCATGAGTTTTTCTTTAGAGAAATTGGCCAAGTTGTACACAAAAGAGATcatgagattgcatggtat encodes the following:
- the LOC113759070 gene encoding uncharacterized protein LOC113759070 → MENRNGHANGDGVTNGHCRATYAYPNELVQSLDDERRQLWDANHTLTQDAEELSIMVDTQFDRIADLEMRLAAEHARLEAARVEIERQRSRVTRLVEGIRDRSVGIRADATMMMDEATSILQGNAQASGEEDQEEDPEEDVAPGSPAEASGQVRHQGGPADTEDRALERFLKFGPPKFYGGPEPEVAEGWWERISDIFAALNNAEERQVTFAAFQFEGAARSWWNLVRVNWDRNHTPRTWANFTREFNAEFLPPLIQEKREDDFIKSTERGRVRRFVQGLNVEIQEGLAAVRLDTFANAVERAQRVEVARAQVKSFQAKKRFAPSSSREPTYGSTPPAKMGRGTGGMNSPGISRGALARGTGTRSAGGRDNGARGGPTGRGQPRNVSQGGRTIISQVTCAYCKKIGHTEDVCWKKQEKCLKCGSSEHQISGCPKMQDGGTLNATPVNSGGNRPKVPARVYAINDQPVPDSSEVVEGTLPIFHRLARVVIDPDATHSFVNPTFMSGIDVQSVKLPFDLEVRTPMGNKSIITSLADKNYEFWVGERKMLVDLVSLDIKGYDVIIGMDFLAHYHAKFDCRAKVVEFWIPGEATLKLDVKGRLASTAMISEIRARKMLYKGAQGFLAFLINAPCDQVKLEDVPVVREFSDIFPEELKTLPPEREVKFKIDLVPGTAPISKTPYRMSPAELKELKIQLQDLLEKVFDRESDSPWGAPVLFVKKNDGSLRLCIDYRGLNEITIKNKYPLPLIDSLFDQLQGSRVFKKYLDQFVVIFIDDILIYSKTREEHVKHLEMVLQILREHKWYAKFSKCEFWLEEISFLGHKVSKDGIAVDPAKVEAVTMWKQPETPTEVRSFLGLAGYYRRFIKDFSKIAGPMAELTKKGNKFIWTPKCESSFQELKRRLTSATVLALPDGVEGYVVYSDASREGLGCVLMQKGK